Proteins co-encoded in one Rhodopirellula bahusiensis genomic window:
- a CDS encoding DUF305 domain-containing protein, whose product MSNYRLFGAMIATSTAVMLLLMYLNTYAIDHVYWSETRFYMALVMGATMAMIMLSFMLGMYKSRKTNVAIFATSVAVFAGSLYLVRSQETVEDVSWMKAMIPHHSIAILTSERAEITDPRVRELADQIIQTQKKEIAEMQRLIADLENEETNALALKH is encoded by the coding sequence ATGTCCAACTACCGACTTTTTGGAGCGATGATCGCCACTTCGACCGCAGTCATGCTGTTGTTGATGTATTTGAACACCTACGCGATCGACCACGTCTACTGGAGCGAGACTCGCTTCTACATGGCACTCGTCATGGGAGCGACGATGGCAATGATTATGTTGTCGTTCATGCTCGGCATGTATAAGAGTAGGAAGACCAACGTGGCCATTTTCGCTACCAGCGTCGCCGTCTTCGCTGGTTCGCTGTACCTCGTACGCAGCCAGGAGACCGTTGAAGATGTCTCGTGGATGAAAGCCATGATCCCACACCACTCGATCGCGATCCTGACCAGCGAACGAGCCGAAATCACCGACCCTCGAGTCCGCGAACTGGCCGACCAAATCATCCAAACCCAAAAGAAGGAGATCGCGGAGATGCAACGACTGATTGCGGACTTGGAAAACGAAGAAACGAATGCATTGGCATTGAAACATTGA
- a CDS encoding RNA polymerase sigma factor, whose protein sequence is MEHRSESNDKEPIDDATVKGGAGGDRAALRQIYEATADRVFRLMVRMVGQQDADDLTQQTFVRAFTKLDQFSGESKFETWLYRLATNEALQHLRREKHRRTKELVVEPTADQTDHVEQDERVAMVRTALDQLDPELRAIFTLKEESGLSYQEIAATLGIPEGTVGSRLNRARRELRRLIGKGR, encoded by the coding sequence ATGGAGCATCGCAGTGAGAGCAATGACAAAGAGCCAATCGACGACGCAACGGTCAAGGGCGGTGCGGGCGGCGATCGCGCTGCGCTCCGCCAGATTTACGAGGCCACTGCGGATCGCGTCTTCCGCTTAATGGTGCGGATGGTCGGTCAACAGGACGCCGATGACTTAACGCAGCAAACGTTTGTTCGAGCGTTCACGAAGCTCGATCAATTCAGTGGCGAGTCGAAGTTTGAGACGTGGCTGTATCGACTGGCCACCAACGAAGCTTTGCAGCATTTGCGCCGTGAGAAACACCGGCGGACCAAAGAACTAGTGGTCGAGCCGACCGCTGACCAAACCGACCACGTCGAGCAAGACGAACGAGTCGCGATGGTACGAACTGCCCTCGATCAACTCGATCCGGAACTACGGGCGATCTTCACGCTCAAAGAAGAGAGCGGTTTGTCGTACCAAGAAATCGCCGCCACGCTCGGCATCCCCGAAGGCACGGTCGGTTCGAGGCTCAATCGGGCGCGGCGGGAATTGAGAAGATTGATTGGCAAAGGACGATGA